Proteins encoded by one window of Mycolicibacterium sp. ND9-15:
- a CDS encoding adenylosuccinate synthase, with the protein MPAIVLIGAQWGDEGKGKATDLLGGRVQWVVRYQGGNNAGHTVVLPTGENFALHLIPSGILTPGVTNVIGNGVVVDPGVLLTELQGLVDRGVDTERLLISADAHLLMPYHVAIDKVVERYAGSKKIGTTGRGIGPCYQDKIARIGIRMADVSDPVLLAEKIEAALQFKNQVLVKIYNRKALDAAEVVDNLLEQAEGFKHRVADTRYLLNTALEQGETVLLEGSQGTLLDVDHGTYPFVTSSNPTAGGAAVGSGIGPTRITTVLGILKAYTTRVGSGPFPTELFDANGEYLSKTGGEFGVTTGRRRRCGWFDAVIARYATRVNGITDYFLTKLDVLSSLETVPVCVGYRVNGRRLDDMPMTQSEIAHAEPIYEELPGWWEDISGAREFEDLPAKARDYVLRVEELAGAHVSCIGVGPGRDQTIVRRDILAQP; encoded by the coding sequence ATGCCGGCAATCGTGCTCATCGGCGCCCAGTGGGGCGACGAGGGCAAAGGGAAGGCCACCGATCTGCTCGGTGGGCGCGTTCAGTGGGTGGTGCGCTATCAGGGCGGCAACAACGCCGGCCACACCGTCGTACTGCCCACGGGTGAGAACTTCGCCCTGCACCTGATCCCGTCGGGAATCCTCACACCCGGCGTCACCAACGTCATCGGCAACGGTGTGGTGGTCGATCCCGGCGTGCTGCTCACCGAACTGCAGGGGCTGGTCGACCGGGGCGTCGACACCGAACGGCTGCTGATCTCGGCGGACGCGCACCTGCTGATGCCCTATCACGTCGCGATCGACAAGGTCGTGGAGCGGTACGCCGGTAGCAAGAAGATCGGCACCACCGGACGCGGTATCGGACCCTGCTACCAGGACAAGATCGCCCGGATCGGGATCCGCATGGCCGACGTGTCCGACCCGGTGCTGCTGGCCGAGAAGATCGAAGCCGCACTGCAATTCAAGAACCAAGTGTTGGTCAAGATCTACAACCGGAAGGCGCTCGACGCCGCCGAGGTGGTCGACAACCTGCTCGAGCAGGCCGAGGGCTTCAAACACCGCGTCGCCGACACCCGCTACCTGCTCAACACGGCGCTGGAACAGGGCGAGACGGTTCTGCTGGAGGGCTCTCAAGGCACCCTGCTCGACGTCGACCACGGCACATATCCCTTTGTGACATCGTCGAATCCGACGGCCGGCGGCGCCGCGGTGGGGTCGGGCATCGGGCCGACCCGGATCACCACGGTGCTCGGCATTCTCAAGGCCTATACGACGCGGGTCGGCTCGGGGCCGTTCCCGACCGAACTGTTCGACGCCAACGGCGAGTACCTGTCGAAGACCGGCGGCGAGTTCGGCGTGACGACGGGCAGGCGGCGCCGGTGCGGCTGGTTCGACGCGGTCATCGCCCGGTATGCCACCAGGGTCAACGGCATCACCGACTACTTCCTCACCAAACTCGACGTGCTCTCCAGCCTCGAAACCGTGCCGGTGTGCGTCGGATACCGGGTGAACGGCCGGCGTCTGGACGACATGCCGATGACGCAGTCCGAGATCGCGCACGCCGAGCCGATCTACGAAGAGCTGCCCGGCTGGTGGGAGGACATCTCCGGGGCCCGCGAGTTCGAGGACCTGCCGGCCAAGGCGCGTGACTACGTGCTGCGGGTGGAAGAGCTTGCCGGAGCCCATGTTTCGTGTATCGGCGTCGGGCCCGGCCGGGACCAGACCATCGTGCGCCGCGACATCCTGGCGCAGCCGTGA
- a CDS encoding peptidase M50: MSTTDVVVLRFGRRRLPRALRGLPVAETADIPCRRLLVVGSQADLATVLTRLLRTDRLGVEVAHVRRRWHARRALRGSATRVPLIRDDGGTVLVGAAEWRGDPAGQPLHGEAVVDDIVLFDGDAPGVRIEPTDTMPGLRAAVVGTRPRRWLTGRAAQLGTTGAIVVRDGVSAARPVKRSTFYRHTEGWLRVR; encoded by the coding sequence TTGAGCACCACTGACGTCGTGGTGTTGCGTTTCGGCCGCCGTCGGTTGCCTCGTGCGCTGCGCGGGCTTCCGGTCGCCGAAACCGCCGATATCCCCTGCCGCCGCCTCCTCGTCGTCGGCTCCCAAGCGGACTTGGCGACGGTGCTGACCCGGCTGCTGCGCACCGATCGACTCGGCGTCGAGGTGGCGCACGTGCGACGTCGGTGGCATGCGCGACGGGCGCTGCGCGGGAGCGCGACCCGGGTTCCGCTGATCCGCGACGACGGGGGCACCGTGCTGGTCGGCGCGGCCGAATGGCGCGGCGATCCGGCCGGACAACCGCTGCACGGCGAAGCGGTCGTCGACGACATCGTGTTGTTCGACGGTGACGCGCCGGGCGTGCGGATCGAGCCGACGGACACCATGCCCGGGCTGCGGGCGGCCGTCGTGGGCACCCGCCCACGACGCTGGCTGACAGGGCGGGCGGCCCAGCTCGGCACCACCGGCGCCATCGTCGTCCGTGACGGGGTGTCCGCCGCTCGACCGGTCAAGCGTTCGACGTTTTACCGGCACACCGAGGGCTGGCTGCGGGTGCGCTGA
- a CDS encoding site-2 protease family protein: MNVRPLHQSVRPSPVFLAIVAATVAGGAVAWTCATDYSRPLAYVGVFTFVIAGWLVSLCVHEFAHAYTAWRFGDRDVAVRGYLTLNPLRYSNPLLSIGLPVLVIAIGGIGLPGGAVYVRTGWMTERQRTLVSLAGPSTNLVFAVLVLVLTSVLYDPAHGVFWAGMAFLGFLQVTAFVLNMLPVPGLDGYGALEPHLSPQTQRAVAPAKQWGLLILLLLLFTPGLNQWFWQTVLWFFDFSGVPRPLVWLGSDLTRFWSAWF; encoded by the coding sequence GTGAACGTTCGTCCGCTGCACCAGTCGGTGCGGCCCAGCCCCGTCTTCCTGGCGATCGTGGCGGCCACCGTGGCCGGTGGCGCGGTGGCGTGGACGTGCGCGACGGACTACTCCCGACCACTCGCCTACGTCGGGGTGTTCACGTTCGTGATCGCGGGCTGGTTGGTGTCGTTGTGCGTGCACGAGTTCGCCCACGCGTACACCGCGTGGCGGTTCGGCGACCGCGACGTCGCGGTGCGCGGCTACCTCACGCTCAACCCGCTCAGGTACTCCAATCCGCTGTTGTCGATCGGGCTGCCGGTGCTGGTCATCGCGATCGGCGGGATCGGCCTGCCCGGTGGGGCGGTGTACGTCCGCACGGGATGGATGACCGAGCGTCAGCGCACGCTGGTCAGCCTCGCCGGACCGTCCACCAACCTCGTCTTCGCGGTGCTGGTGCTGGTGCTGACCAGCGTGCTCTACGACCCGGCGCACGGCGTCTTCTGGGCCGGGATGGCGTTCCTCGGGTTCCTCCAGGTGACGGCGTTCGTTCTGAACATGCTTCCGGTGCCCGGCCTCGACGGGTACGGCGCGCTCGAGCCGCATCTGAGCCCGCAGACCCAACGCGCGGTGGCTCCGGCCAAGCAGTGGGGGCTGCTGATCTTGCTGCTGCTGCTTTTCACGCCGGGACTCAACCAGTGGTTCTGGCAGACGGTGCTGTGGTTCTTCGACTTCTCCGGGGTGCCGCGCCCGCTGGTTTGGCTCGGCAGCGACCTCACCCGCTTCTGGTCGGCCTGGTTCTAG
- a CDS encoding cation diffusion facilitator family transporter: protein MGAGHDHSRGDTRVSRMVIAAAVLTAFFVIELVTALVINSIALLADAGHMLTDLVAMFMGLTAILLARHGSASPARTYGWHRAEVFTAVANAVLLLGVAAFILFEAIERIGDAPDVPGVPMIVVAVAGLLANAVVMMLLRSHSETSLAVKGAYMEVLADTVGSIGVLIAGIVTVTTGWPYADVVVAVFVALWVLPRAFSLARAALRILSESSPAHIDVDELRGALCAVEGVTDVHDLHVWTLVPGKDMVTAHLTSNRDSALVLDDARAVLTARGLDHATVQVEPGDSTGDCNCEAE from the coding sequence ATGGGAGCCGGCCACGATCACAGTAGAGGCGACACCCGGGTGAGCCGGATGGTCATCGCCGCTGCGGTCCTCACCGCGTTCTTCGTCATCGAGCTGGTCACGGCGCTGGTGATCAACTCCATCGCGCTGCTGGCCGACGCCGGTCACATGCTCACCGACCTGGTCGCGATGTTCATGGGCCTCACGGCGATCCTGCTCGCCCGGCACGGCAGCGCCTCGCCCGCCCGCACGTACGGGTGGCACCGCGCCGAGGTGTTCACCGCCGTGGCCAACGCCGTGCTGCTGCTCGGAGTCGCGGCTTTCATCCTCTTTGAGGCGATCGAGCGGATCGGCGATGCGCCCGATGTGCCCGGCGTGCCGATGATCGTCGTCGCAGTCGCGGGCCTGTTGGCCAACGCCGTCGTCATGATGCTGCTGCGCTCGCACTCCGAGACGAGCCTGGCCGTCAAGGGCGCCTACATGGAGGTCCTCGCCGACACCGTCGGCAGCATCGGGGTGCTCATCGCCGGCATCGTCACGGTCACGACGGGCTGGCCCTACGCCGACGTCGTGGTCGCGGTGTTCGTCGCGCTGTGGGTGCTGCCGCGGGCGTTCTCACTGGCGCGCGCGGCGCTGCGGATCCTGTCGGAGTCCTCGCCCGCGCACATCGACGTCGACGAGTTGCGCGGCGCTCTTTGTGCCGTCGAAGGCGTCACCGATGTGCACGACCTGCATGTGTGGACGCTGGTGCCGGGGAAGGACATGGTCACCGCGCACCTGACCAGCAACCGGGATTCGGCGCTGGTGCTCGACGACGCGCGGGCCGTGCTGACCGCCCGCGGGCTGGACCATGCGACGGTCCAGGTGGAACCGGGCGACAGCACCGGCGACTGCAACTGCGAAGCGGAGTAG
- a CDS encoding DUF3151 domain-containing protein codes for MTGMGDLLGPDPVLLPGDSAAEAELAAGEKPAIVAAAHPSASVAWATLAEGALAEDRAITAYAYARTGYHRGLDQLRRNGWKGFGPVPYRHEPNRGFLRCVAALARAADAIGETDETQRCLDLLDDCDPSARTELGLA; via the coding sequence ATGACAGGGATGGGTGATCTGCTCGGACCGGATCCGGTGCTGCTGCCCGGCGACAGCGCCGCCGAAGCCGAACTCGCCGCGGGCGAGAAACCGGCGATCGTGGCGGCCGCACATCCCTCGGCTTCGGTCGCGTGGGCGACGCTGGCCGAAGGGGCGCTGGCCGAGGACAGGGCGATCACCGCGTACGCCTACGCGCGCACCGGCTACCACCGCGGGCTGGACCAGTTGCGCCGCAACGGGTGGAAGGGCTTCGGCCCGGTGCCCTACCGCCACGAACCCAACCGCGGGTTCCTGCGCTGTGTGGCCGCGCTCGCGCGGGCGGCCGACGCCATCGGCGAAACCGACGAGACCCAGCGCTGCCTGGACCTGCTCGACGACTGCGACCCGTCGGCGCGGACCGAACTCGGGCTGGCCTGA
- a CDS encoding Rv0361 family membrane protein, translating into MSNPSGPDQPGDLPDGSDASDVGASENPQAPETTGEAADPVTEVIEPHGDHEPETEVMAPAQPQADAVPGTEGGERRFTAPSGFDAGTTQRIDSPADPATEVFSPPGAPGQQRPVAPQVIPPRSESPKPPPQQRSSWGWVVAVVLVIAALVAIAVLGTVLLTRDSGPKVSQEEMVRNTIEEFDTAIQNGDLAKLRSITCGSKRDIYVKYDDETWREIHERVAAAKQYPVVASIDQVVINGDHAEANVTAFMAYAPETRSTRSFDLEFRDDQWKVCQAPQ; encoded by the coding sequence ATGTCGAATCCATCAGGGCCTGACCAGCCGGGAGATCTTCCGGACGGGTCGGACGCCTCGGACGTTGGAGCCTCCGAGAATCCCCAGGCGCCCGAGACCACGGGCGAGGCCGCCGACCCTGTGACCGAGGTGATCGAGCCGCACGGCGACCACGAACCCGAGACCGAGGTGATGGCACCCGCCCAACCGCAGGCGGACGCGGTGCCGGGAACCGAGGGGGGCGAACGCCGGTTCACCGCACCCTCGGGATTCGACGCGGGCACGACGCAGAGGATCGACAGCCCGGCCGATCCGGCCACCGAGGTGTTTTCGCCGCCGGGAGCGCCTGGACAACAGAGACCTGTTGCCCCGCAGGTCATTCCGCCGCGCAGCGAGTCGCCCAAGCCGCCCCCGCAGCAGCGGAGCAGCTGGGGCTGGGTGGTGGCGGTGGTGCTGGTCATCGCCGCGCTGGTCGCGATCGCGGTGCTGGGCACCGTGCTGCTGACCCGCGACTCGGGACCCAAGGTGTCGCAGGAGGAGATGGTGCGCAACACCATCGAGGAGTTCGACACCGCGATCCAGAACGGTGATCTGGCGAAACTCCGCAGCATCACCTGCGGCAGCAAGCGGGACATCTACGTCAAGTACGACGACGAGACCTGGCGGGAGATCCACGAACGGGTGGCCGCCGCCAAGCAGTATCCCGTGGTCGCCAGCATCGACCAGGTGGTGATCAACGGGGACCACGCCGAGGCGAACGTCACCGCGTTCATGGCCTACGCACCCGAGACCCGGTCCACCCGCAGCTTCGATCTGGAGTTCCGCGACGACCAGTGGAAGGTCTGTCAGGCGCCCCAATAA
- a CDS encoding IS481 family transposase encodes MAQKVTAMDIRMASALAGQVDNVAQFCRDSAISRQTYYKFRKRFRDGGIEGLQDRSRRPLTSPGQTPVEVEDLIVLRRKQLIEDGRDHGAQSIVWSLQREGIAVPSVSTVWQILTRRGAIVPQPQKRPKSATKRFCFDRPNECWQSDWTGWTLADGSAVGIAGSLDDHSRYVVGLRAGAGDADAELVWEVMLAGIDECGIPSMSLSDNGIVYTGRFHAHESAFEVNLRALGVRTINSTPFHPQTCGKIERFWQTLKKWLSARDPAATVEELNALLEQFRTYYNHQRPHRALRGATPAEAFSATVMARPAERPLPAPVFVSRRTVGEKSGQVFVAPYKVNVGLRWAGHDCDVIRDGEHITIFSGNRLVRTLTADPTRNYQSIDKTTRTYRTREPKPAS; translated from the coding sequence ATGGCTCAGAAGGTGACGGCGATGGACATTCGGATGGCTTCGGCGTTGGCCGGCCAGGTCGACAACGTGGCGCAGTTCTGCCGGGACAGCGCGATCAGTCGACAGACGTATTACAAGTTCCGCAAGCGTTTCCGTGACGGTGGGATCGAGGGTCTGCAGGATCGGTCGCGGCGTCCGCTGACTTCGCCGGGGCAGACCCCGGTCGAGGTGGAAGACCTGATCGTGTTGCGGCGTAAGCAGTTGATCGAGGATGGCCGCGATCACGGTGCACAGTCGATCGTGTGGTCGTTGCAGCGCGAGGGTATCGCGGTGCCGTCAGTGTCGACGGTGTGGCAGATCTTGACCCGTCGCGGGGCGATCGTCCCGCAGCCACAGAAGCGGCCGAAGTCGGCGACCAAACGGTTTTGCTTCGATCGGCCCAACGAGTGTTGGCAGTCCGATTGGACCGGATGGACGCTGGCCGACGGCAGCGCGGTGGGCATCGCGGGCAGTCTCGACGACCACTCCCGGTATGTGGTGGGTTTGCGCGCGGGTGCCGGTGACGCGGACGCCGAGCTTGTCTGGGAGGTGATGCTGGCAGGCATCGACGAGTGCGGGATACCATCGATGTCGTTGTCGGACAACGGAATCGTCTACACTGGCCGCTTCCACGCGCATGAATCAGCTTTCGAGGTCAATCTGCGCGCTCTCGGGGTGCGGACCATCAACTCGACGCCGTTTCACCCGCAGACCTGCGGCAAGATCGAGCGGTTCTGGCAGACGCTGAAGAAGTGGCTGTCTGCCCGCGATCCGGCGGCTACTGTCGAGGAACTCAACGCCCTGCTCGAGCAGTTCCGCACCTATTACAACCACCAACGGCCGCACCGCGCGCTACGTGGCGCCACCCCGGCCGAGGCATTCAGCGCCACCGTCATGGCCCGCCCCGCCGAGCGTCCACTGCCCGCACCGGTGTTCGTCAGCCGCCGCACCGTCGGAGAGAAGTCGGGACAGGTGTTCGTCGCGCCCTACAAGGTCAACGTCGGGCTGCGCTGGGCCGGCCACGACTGCGATGTCATCCGCGACGGCGAGCACATCACCATCTTCAGCGGCAACCGACTCGTGCGCACTCTCACTGCCGATCCCACACGCAACTACCAGTCCATCGACAAGACCACCCGCACCTATCGCACCCGCGAGCCCAAACCGGCATCATGA
- the fbaA gene encoding class II fructose-bisphosphate aldolase — MPIATPEAYAEMLDRAKEHAYAFPAINCTSSESVNAAIKGFADAGSDGIIQFSTGGAEFASGLGVKDMVTGAIALAEFAHVVAAKYPVTVALHTDHCPKDKLDTYVRPLLAISRQRVADGGQPLFQSHMWDGSAVPLDENLAIARQLLVEAVAAKIVLEIEIGVVGGEEDGVAHEINDKLYTTAEDFEKTVEALGAGEQGRYLLAATFGNVHGVYKPGNVQLRPEILDEGQKVAAAKLGLPSDTMPFDFVFHGGSGSLKSEIEDSLKYGVVKMNVDTDTQYAFTRPVAAHMFTNYDGVLKVDGEVGDKKAYDPRSYLKKAEASMTERVVEACRDLHSAGRSVTANQ, encoded by the coding sequence ATGCCCATCGCAACGCCCGAGGCGTACGCGGAGATGCTCGACCGGGCCAAGGAGCACGCCTACGCGTTTCCGGCCATCAACTGCACGTCGTCGGAGTCGGTCAACGCCGCGATCAAGGGTTTCGCCGACGCCGGCAGCGACGGGATCATCCAATTCTCAACCGGCGGAGCGGAATTCGCGTCGGGTCTGGGCGTCAAGGACATGGTCACCGGCGCGATTGCGCTGGCCGAATTCGCGCACGTCGTCGCCGCGAAGTACCCGGTCACGGTGGCGCTGCACACCGATCACTGTCCCAAGGACAAGCTCGACACCTATGTCCGCCCGCTGCTCGCGATCTCGCGGCAGCGGGTCGCCGACGGCGGGCAGCCGCTGTTCCAGTCTCATATGTGGGACGGCTCGGCCGTGCCGCTCGACGAGAACCTCGCGATCGCCCGCCAACTGCTCGTTGAAGCCGTCGCGGCGAAGATCGTCCTGGAGATCGAGATCGGCGTGGTCGGCGGCGAGGAAGACGGCGTCGCGCACGAGATCAACGACAAGCTTTACACCACGGCAGAGGATTTCGAGAAGACCGTCGAGGCGCTCGGCGCGGGCGAACAGGGCAGGTACCTGTTGGCCGCGACGTTCGGCAACGTGCACGGCGTCTACAAGCCGGGCAACGTCCAGCTGCGACCCGAAATCCTCGACGAAGGCCAGAAGGTCGCCGCTGCCAAGCTCGGACTACCCTCGGACACAATGCCTTTCGACTTCGTCTTCCACGGCGGTTCGGGTTCGCTGAAGTCCGAGATCGAAGACTCGCTGAAGTACGGCGTGGTGAAGATGAACGTCGACACCGACACCCAGTACGCGTTCACCCGGCCCGTCGCGGCGCACATGTTCACCAACTACGACGGCGTGCTGAAGGTCGACGGCGAGGTCGGCGACAAGAAGGCCTACGACCCGCGCAGCTATCTGAAGAAGGCCGAGGCGTCGATGACCGAACGCGTCGTCGAGGCGTGCCGGGATCTGCACAGCGCGGGTCGTTCGGTCACCGCGAACCAGTGA
- a CDS encoding DedA family protein, whose product MPDFLDPMTLLGYFGAWALVGLLLVIFVESGVLFPILPGDSLLFVAGMLAAGTAALAEEGGDVINFQLWQLLVFIPVAAILGGQVGYWIGRNLGTAMFKPDARFLKQKYLEEAHLFFEQRGPFAIVIARFVPIVRTLAPLTAGAARMSYPVFTLFNVVGAIVWGVGLTLLGYWLGRFEVVQKLLEPIVIAIVVVSVLPMFIEWYKRRRAAKRTGAPIDPGEQPG is encoded by the coding sequence ATGCCCGACTTTCTCGACCCGATGACGCTGCTCGGCTACTTCGGCGCCTGGGCGCTGGTCGGCTTGCTGTTGGTCATCTTCGTTGAATCCGGGGTGTTGTTCCCGATCCTGCCCGGTGACTCGCTGCTGTTCGTGGCGGGCATGCTGGCCGCGGGCACGGCCGCGCTGGCCGAGGAGGGCGGCGACGTCATCAACTTCCAGCTCTGGCAGCTGCTGGTGTTCATCCCGGTCGCCGCCATCCTGGGCGGCCAGGTCGGGTACTGGATCGGGCGCAACCTCGGCACCGCGATGTTCAAACCGGATGCGCGGTTCCTCAAGCAGAAGTACCTCGAAGAAGCGCATTTGTTCTTCGAGCAGCGGGGCCCCTTCGCGATCGTCATCGCCCGGTTCGTGCCGATCGTGCGCACGCTGGCACCGTTGACCGCGGGCGCGGCCCGAATGAGCTATCCGGTGTTCACGCTGTTCAACGTCGTGGGCGCGATCGTGTGGGGTGTCGGTCTGACGCTGCTCGGTTATTGGCTCGGCCGGTTCGAGGTCGTCCAGAAACTGCTCGAGCCGATCGTGATCGCGATCGTCGTGGTGTCGGTGCTGCCGATGTTCATCGAGTGGTACAAGCGGCGCCGCGCGGCCAAACGGACCGGAGCCCCGATCGACCCCGGCGAGCAGCCGGGCTAG
- the nhaA gene encoding Na+/H+ antiporter NhaA has product MSTQAGPRIVRLLPARFSRDAKAVRAGENTAAALLLLFTIAALVWANSPWAHSYWSLLDTHVGFTFAEHRFELTVKHLINDGLMAFFFFIVGLEVKQEFAIGELTDRARASVPVVAAIAGLAVPAAIFLLFNPSGENAQAWGVVISTDTAFLVGALAIIKPKFPARLRIFLLTLAVVDDVGALCVIALFYSDRIDVVPLVVSMGFITAIALARFLPGGRGPAYAALGFALWVGLYAAGVHPTLAGVALALLIPVFSPERSQVEEVVARIRAFRQSPNSRYAREVTRGLRDSISINERLQTSVGPYVSFVVLPLFALVNAGVRLDAQTVSAALRSPLTWGIVTGLVVGKFVGITATTWVMQRTGVGALAPGLTLRRIAGGAALSGIGFTISLFIVDIAIDDPAGQEQAIIGVLIASVVAFLLGWAIFRITDWASPPDPVGLKLLRPIDPDRDHINGDPDAPLTLVEYGDFECPFCSRATGAIDEVRDHFGAELRYVWRHLPLERAHPRAFDAARASEAAALQGRFWEMVHELFGHQDDLEWSDMYRYAVAAGCDIERFDQDVRVHSSKALHHVQDDAQDAELMDLNSTPTFFVNGTRHKGPWDAASLIRALEAAR; this is encoded by the coding sequence GTGAGCACCCAGGCCGGTCCACGGATCGTTCGCCTGCTGCCGGCGCGGTTCAGCCGTGACGCCAAAGCGGTCAGGGCGGGGGAGAACACCGCGGCGGCCCTGCTGCTGCTCTTCACCATCGCCGCGTTGGTCTGGGCGAATTCTCCATGGGCGCACAGCTATTGGAGTCTGCTCGACACTCACGTCGGATTCACCTTCGCCGAGCACCGCTTCGAACTGACCGTCAAGCACCTCATCAATGACGGCCTGATGGCGTTCTTCTTCTTCATCGTCGGCCTGGAGGTGAAGCAGGAGTTCGCCATCGGTGAGCTCACCGACCGGGCGAGGGCGTCGGTGCCGGTGGTGGCGGCGATCGCCGGGCTGGCTGTGCCTGCCGCGATCTTCCTGCTGTTCAACCCCTCCGGGGAGAATGCGCAAGCCTGGGGTGTGGTGATCTCCACCGACACCGCGTTCCTGGTCGGCGCACTGGCGATCATCAAGCCGAAGTTCCCGGCCCGGCTGCGCATCTTCCTGCTCACGCTGGCCGTTGTCGACGACGTCGGCGCGCTGTGCGTGATCGCACTGTTCTACTCCGACCGCATTGACGTTGTGCCGCTCGTGGTTTCGATGGGATTCATCACGGCGATCGCGCTGGCGCGCTTCCTGCCGGGGGGGCGTGGCCCCGCCTACGCCGCGCTCGGCTTCGCGCTGTGGGTGGGGTTGTACGCGGCCGGTGTGCACCCGACGCTGGCCGGTGTGGCCCTAGCGTTGCTGATCCCGGTCTTCTCCCCCGAGCGCAGCCAGGTCGAGGAGGTCGTCGCGCGCATTCGGGCGTTCCGGCAGTCGCCGAACTCGCGCTACGCACGCGAGGTGACCCGTGGTCTGCGCGACTCGATCTCGATCAACGAGCGTCTGCAGACCAGTGTCGGGCCGTACGTATCGTTCGTGGTGCTGCCGCTGTTCGCGTTGGTCAACGCCGGTGTGCGGCTCGACGCCCAGACCGTTTCCGCGGCGCTGCGCTCACCGCTGACGTGGGGCATCGTCACCGGCCTGGTGGTCGGCAAGTTCGTCGGCATCACCGCCACGACGTGGGTCATGCAACGCACCGGCGTCGGTGCACTCGCCCCCGGCCTGACGTTGCGCCGCATCGCCGGCGGCGCCGCGCTGTCGGGAATCGGTTTCACGATCTCGCTTTTCATCGTCGACATCGCGATCGACGATCCGGCGGGCCAGGAGCAGGCCATCATCGGCGTGCTGATCGCATCGGTGGTCGCGTTCCTCCTCGGGTGGGCGATCTTCCGGATCACCGACTGGGCCAGCCCGCCGGACCCGGTCGGTCTGAAGTTGCTGCGGCCGATCGACCCGGACCGCGACCACATCAACGGCGATCCCGACGCCCCGCTGACGCTGGTGGAGTATGGCGACTTCGAGTGCCCGTTCTGCAGCCGGGCCACCGGGGCGATCGACGAAGTGCGCGACCACTTCGGCGCCGAACTGCGCTACGTGTGGCGCCACCTGCCGTTGGAGCGCGCCCATCCGCGTGCCTTCGATGCCGCCCGCGCCAGCGAGGCGGCCGCGCTGCAGGGCAGGTTCTGGGAGATGGTCCACGAACTGTTCGGCCACCAGGACGATCTGGAGTGGTCGGACATGTACCGCTATGCCGTGGCGGCGGGCTGCGACATCGAACGGTTCGACCAGGACGTGCGTGTGCACTCGTCGAAGGCCCTACACCACGTGCAGGATGACGCGCAGGACGCGGAGTTGATGGACCTGAACTCGACGCCGACGTTCTTCGTCAACGGCACGCGGCACAAGGGGCCATGGGACGCCGCCAGCCTGATCCGTGCGCTGGAAGCCGCCCGCTAG
- a CDS encoding glycoside hydrolase family 76 protein, with translation MDQLWANRAASAEAAITKRHFKRLWGLPGTQLGVVSWPAAPRHRKFGTWHYWWQAHLLDNLVDAQLRDPQPERQETIARQIRGHRLRNGLSWVNDYYDDMAWLALALERAGRLASVERPKALKKLSEQFLNAWVPEDGGGIPWRKQDQFFNAPANGPAAIFLARYDRLRRAQQMSDWLDETLIDPDTHLVFDGIKGGSLVRAQYTYCQGVVLGLETELAARTDDPEHATRVRRLVAAVAEHMAPDGVIKGAGGGDGGLFNGILARYLALVVTTLPQRGEEDRATRDTARSLVLASAEAAWQNRQPVDGLPLFSAFWDRTAEIPTAAGGQAQFVEGAVNASEVPERDLSVQLSGWMLMEAAHASSGAADT, from the coding sequence ATGGATCAGCTCTGGGCCAACCGCGCCGCCAGTGCCGAGGCCGCGATCACCAAGCGGCACTTCAAACGACTGTGGGGCCTGCCCGGCACCCAGTTGGGCGTGGTTTCCTGGCCCGCGGCGCCGCGGCACCGCAAGTTCGGCACGTGGCATTACTGGTGGCAGGCGCACCTGCTGGACAACCTCGTCGACGCGCAACTGCGCGATCCGCAACCCGAGCGGCAGGAGACCATCGCCCGCCAGATCCGCGGACACCGGCTGCGCAACGGTCTGTCCTGGGTCAACGACTACTACGACGACATGGCGTGGTTGGCGCTGGCGCTGGAACGCGCCGGCAGGCTCGCCTCGGTGGAGCGTCCCAAGGCGTTGAAGAAGCTCTCCGAGCAGTTCCTCAACGCGTGGGTGCCGGAGGACGGCGGCGGTATCCCGTGGCGTAAGCAGGACCAGTTCTTCAACGCGCCCGCCAACGGCCCGGCGGCCATCTTCCTGGCCCGCTACGACCGGCTACGCCGCGCCCAGCAGATGTCGGACTGGCTCGACGAGACCCTGATCGACCCGGACACCCACCTGGTGTTCGACGGGATCAAGGGCGGCTCGCTGGTCCGGGCGCAGTACACCTACTGTCAGGGGGTGGTGCTGGGCCTGGAAACCGAACTGGCCGCGCGCACCGACGACCCCGAGCACGCCACCCGGGTGCGCCGGCTGGTGGCCGCGGTCGCCGAGCACATGGCGCCGGACGGCGTCATCAAGGGCGCCGGCGGCGGCGACGGCGGCCTCTTCAACGGCATCCTGGCGCGCTATCTCGCGCTCGTCGTGACCACACTGCCCCAGCGCGGCGAGGAGGATCGCGCGACCCGCGACACCGCCCGGTCCCTGGTGCTCGCCTCGGCGGAGGCGGCATGGCAGAACCGTCAACCCGTCGACGGGCTGCCGCTGTTCAGCGCGTTCTGGGACCGCACCGCCGAAATCCCCACGGCTGCAGGCGGTCAGGCGCAGTTCGTCGAAGGTGCGGTCAACGCCTCCGAGGTACCGGAGCGGGACCTGTCGGTGCAGCTGTCGGGGTGGATGCTGATGGAAGCCGCCCACGCCAGCAGCGGTGCAGCCGACACGTGA